A genome region from Crossiella equi includes the following:
- a CDS encoding ADP-ribosylglycohydrolase family protein translates to MPADPTALLDRGAGCLLGGAVGDALGAPVEFLARQEIRREFGPAGITDPPRPALITDDTQLTLFTAEGYLHAWVRGKHRGVWGPTETVWQSYRRWLTTQQLDGPAPLARGLLADKRLYASRAPGVTCLRVLQSATLPNTTSDSRGCGGVTRAAPAGFAPTPQTAYTLGCEFAALTHGHPSGWAPAGALALIVHLVAVRQRPLGDAVDQATGRALRDDRETGLALANAVALAYNDDAAARRAREAKAFGRPLPAGGPSASSVESLGAGWVGPEALAIAVYCALTHRRAEQFPDALRLAANHSGDSDSTAAITGNILGALHGTAVLPREWTGRLELADVIDQSGRDLAASCAGLPFDEEHYLLPE, encoded by the coding sequence GTGCCAGCAGATCCGACGGCGCTCCTCGACCGGGGCGCCGGCTGCCTGCTCGGCGGTGCGGTCGGCGACGCGCTGGGCGCGCCCGTGGAGTTCCTCGCCCGCCAGGAGATCCGCCGCGAGTTCGGCCCGGCCGGGATCACCGACCCGCCCAGACCAGCGCTGATCACCGACGACACCCAGTTGACGCTGTTCACCGCCGAGGGCTACCTGCACGCCTGGGTGCGCGGCAAGCACCGCGGCGTGTGGGGTCCGACCGAGACGGTGTGGCAGAGCTACCGGCGCTGGCTGACCACGCAGCAGCTGGACGGCCCGGCCCCGCTGGCCCGGGGCCTGCTCGCGGACAAGCGCCTGTACGCCAGCCGCGCGCCCGGCGTGACCTGCCTGCGGGTGCTCCAGTCGGCCACGCTGCCCAACACCACCAGCGACTCGCGGGGCTGCGGCGGTGTGACCAGGGCCGCACCCGCCGGGTTCGCGCCCACCCCGCAGACCGCCTACACGCTCGGCTGCGAATTCGCCGCGCTCACCCACGGTCACCCCTCGGGCTGGGCCCCGGCGGGCGCGCTGGCCCTGATCGTGCACCTGGTCGCGGTGCGTCAACGCCCATTGGGGGACGCGGTGGACCAGGCCACCGGCCGCGCGCTGCGCGATGACCGGGAGACCGGCCTGGCCCTGGCCAACGCCGTGGCGCTGGCCTACAACGACGACGCGGCAGCCCGCCGGGCCCGCGAGGCCAAGGCCTTCGGCCGCCCGCTCCCGGCCGGTGGACCGTCCGCGAGCTCGGTGGAGAGCCTGGGCGCGGGCTGGGTCGGCCCGGAGGCGCTGGCCATCGCGGTGTACTGCGCGCTGACCCACCGCCGCGCCGAGCAGTTCCCGGACGCCCTGCGGCTGGCCGCCAACCACTCCGGGGACAGCGACTCCACCGCCGCGATCACCGGCAACATCCTCGGCGCGCTGCACGGCACCGCGGTGCTGCCCCGGGAGTGGACCGGGCGGCTGGAGCTGGCCGACGTGATCGACCAGTCCGGCCGCGACCTGGCCGCGAGCTGCGCCGGGCTGCCCTTCGACGAGGAGCACTACCTGCTGCCGGAGTGA
- a CDS encoding family 20 glycosylhydrolase yields the protein MVVTLPAVQEWVPGGDSFSFRPGSRVLVDSAHSGRLLADARTLAADLAAALVTAEIPVHEGPPRDAVPGDLLLTLGGDAALGAEGYELAVGAVLRISAPQPAGVFWGGRTAVQLLRQSATLSGGRVRDWPRHPMRAMLINNATKHFGLPWWENQIRDLSYQKFNELLVYVDGVGTTREELVRLDELGQRYHVTIVPQLNMPGHMDQVLPAFPQYQLRETNGNRRPNALDLSNDEARAWALGLIESHIGLFSGGWWHLGADEYPHWGPIDDYPQLAAYARRRYGERANGWDTFAGFIMQANEVVRAHGKRMRVWNDMQRTFPQVVTLDPEIVVEHWNSTHPGSVTVSQFVQRGHGLVNCHDDFLYHVGGRNPDGTQRPKSDARRIYETLRVGDFQGAEDLPDDHPKLLGIRISQFNDPPVELHESNEATAAALFETYRAVGQLAWGSAKPVARWTDLRPRVYGLGRAPGYRQVPVLPTGPGPGTARDAYEKMTFFATRVDGRVEHQWQYIPGSGPWRRDTVGGVRGGGVVGNPVAVRDINGRLHYLARTRGGTLEHGVQASPGTGPWEYGETGAGLAGSPGATLDAAGRLCFLARRSNGSLVFGRERVPGAGEPFELTEVGNEPVAGDAALTVDARGRLVFLARRSSGRLLHGWRTTPLVGGAWEFAELGEEVAGDPGIAVDTGGRLCFLARRVDGVLLHGWQSRPGQGPWEYTRLGSAVAGDPAVVLDVAGRLTYFVRKDSGALLHGWQTRPGLGPWDAADLSGGLTGDPGVHLDQAGRTVFFVRADNGRIRHGWQGSPGQGPWGYTELGNDILDL from the coding sequence ATGGTCGTCACACTTCCCGCAGTCCAGGAGTGGGTTCCTGGCGGGGACTCCTTCAGCTTCCGGCCCGGCAGCCGCGTCCTGGTGGACAGCGCGCACTCCGGCCGACTGCTCGCCGATGCCCGCACCCTCGCCGCCGACCTGGCCGCCGCGCTGGTCACCGCCGAGATCCCGGTGCACGAGGGCCCACCGCGGGACGCGGTGCCCGGCGACCTGCTGCTCACCCTCGGCGGGGACGCCGCGCTCGGCGCGGAGGGCTACGAGCTGGCCGTCGGTGCCGTGCTGCGGATCAGCGCGCCGCAACCGGCGGGGGTGTTCTGGGGCGGGCGCACCGCCGTGCAACTGCTGCGCCAGTCGGCCACCCTGTCCGGTGGCCGGGTGCGGGACTGGCCGCGCCACCCGATGCGCGCGATGCTCATCAACAACGCCACCAAGCACTTCGGGCTGCCCTGGTGGGAGAACCAGATCCGCGACCTCTCCTACCAGAAGTTCAACGAGCTGCTGGTCTACGTGGACGGTGTGGGCACCACGCGCGAGGAGCTCGTGCGCCTCGACGAGCTCGGGCAGCGCTACCACGTGACGATCGTGCCGCAGCTCAACATGCCCGGGCACATGGACCAGGTGCTGCCCGCGTTCCCGCAGTACCAGCTGCGCGAGACCAACGGCAACCGCAGGCCCAACGCGCTGGACCTCAGCAACGACGAGGCGCGGGCCTGGGCGCTGGGCCTGATCGAGTCGCACATCGGCCTGTTCTCCGGCGGCTGGTGGCACCTCGGCGCGGACGAGTACCCGCACTGGGGCCCCATCGACGACTACCCGCAGCTGGCCGCGTACGCCCGCCGCCGCTACGGCGAGCGCGCCAACGGCTGGGACACCTTCGCCGGTTTCATCATGCAGGCCAACGAGGTCGTACGCGCGCACGGCAAACGAATGCGCGTGTGGAACGACATGCAGCGCACCTTCCCGCAGGTGGTGACGCTGGACCCGGAGATCGTGGTGGAGCACTGGAACTCCACGCACCCCGGCTCGGTGACGGTCAGCCAGTTCGTCCAGCGCGGGCACGGGCTGGTCAACTGCCACGACGACTTCCTCTACCACGTGGGCGGCCGCAACCCGGACGGCACGCAGCGGCCCAAGTCCGACGCGCGGCGCATCTACGAGACCCTGCGCGTGGGCGACTTCCAGGGCGCGGAGGACCTGCCCGACGACCACCCGAAGCTGCTCGGCATCCGGATCTCGCAGTTCAACGACCCGCCGGTGGAGCTGCACGAGAGCAACGAGGCCACCGCGGCCGCGCTGTTCGAGACCTACCGCGCGGTCGGCCAGCTGGCCTGGGGCTCGGCCAAACCCGTTGCCAGGTGGACGGATCTGCGCCCCCGCGTCTACGGCTTGGGCCGCGCGCCCGGCTACCGGCAGGTGCCCGTGCTGCCCACCGGTCCCGGACCGGGCACGGCCCGGGACGCCTACGAGAAGATGACCTTCTTCGCCACCCGTGTGGACGGTCGGGTCGAGCACCAGTGGCAGTACATCCCGGGCAGCGGGCCGTGGCGGCGCGACACCGTCGGCGGGGTGCGCGGCGGTGGGGTGGTGGGCAACCCGGTTGCCGTGCGCGACATCAACGGGCGGCTGCACTACCTGGCGCGCACGCGCGGCGGCACGCTGGAGCACGGTGTGCAGGCCAGCCCCGGCACCGGGCCCTGGGAGTACGGCGAGACCGGCGCGGGCCTGGCGGGCTCACCGGGCGCGACCCTCGACGCGGCCGGCCGGCTGTGCTTCCTGGCCAGGCGCAGCAACGGATCCCTGGTCTTCGGCCGGGAACGCGTACCGGGCGCGGGCGAGCCGTTCGAGCTGACCGAGGTGGGCAACGAGCCGGTCGCCGGGGACGCCGCGCTGACCGTGGACGCGCGGGGCAGGCTGGTGTTCCTGGCCCGGCGCAGCAGCGGCAGGCTGCTGCACGGCTGGCGCACCACGCCGCTGGTGGGCGGCGCCTGGGAGTTCGCCGAGCTGGGCGAGGAGGTCGCGGGCGACCCGGGCATCGCCGTGGACACCGGGGGGAGGCTGTGCTTCCTGGCCCGCCGGGTCGACGGCGTGCTGCTGCACGGCTGGCAGAGCAGGCCCGGCCAGGGGCCGTGGGAGTACACCCGGCTCGGCTCGGCGGTGGCGGGCGACCCGGCGGTGGTGCTGGACGTCGCGGGCCGCCTGACCTACTTCGTGCGCAAGGACAGCGGGGCGCTGCTGCACGGCTGGCAGACCCGGCCCGGGCTCGGCCCGTGGGACGCGGCGGACCTCTCCGGCGGGCTCACCGGCGATCCCGGGGTGCACCTGGACCAAGCCGGCCGCACGGTGTTCTTCGTGCGCGCGGACAACGGGCGGATCCGGCACGGCTGGCAGGGTTCGCCCGGCCAGGGGCCGTGGGGTTACACCGAACTGGGCAACGACATCCTCGACTTGTAA
- the mgrA gene encoding L-glyceraldehyde 3-phosphate reductase, translated as MSYLADPARYEQIDYRRSGRSGLKLPAVSLGLWQNFGADRPYEDGRAIVRRAFDLGVTHFDLANNYGPPYGSAEENFGRMLADDLHPYRDELVISTKAGYDMWPGPYGNWGSRKYLLASLDQSLERMGLEYVDIFYSHRVDPETPLEETMGALATAVNSGRALYAGISSYSAEKTRLAAGLLREMGVPLLIHQPSYSMFNRWIEPDLLDALEEVGAGCIAFSPLGQGMLTDRYLNGVPEGSRASRPGSLSQDLLTDENLGRIRALNEIAQRRGQTLAQLAISWSLRDSRVTSALIGASSVKQLEQNLGATRNLEFSAEELTEIDKYAVESGINLWAPSSKS; from the coding sequence AGCAGATCGACTACCGGCGTTCCGGGCGCAGCGGGCTGAAGCTGCCCGCGGTGTCACTGGGGCTGTGGCAGAACTTCGGCGCCGACCGGCCGTACGAGGACGGGCGGGCCATCGTGCGGCGGGCCTTCGACCTCGGGGTCACGCACTTCGACCTGGCGAACAACTACGGGCCGCCCTACGGCAGCGCCGAGGAGAACTTCGGGCGCATGCTCGCCGACGACCTGCACCCCTACCGGGACGAGCTGGTCATCTCCACCAAGGCCGGGTACGACATGTGGCCCGGGCCGTACGGCAACTGGGGTTCGCGCAAGTACCTGCTGGCCTCGCTCGACCAGTCCCTGGAGCGCATGGGCCTGGAGTACGTGGACATCTTCTACTCCCACCGCGTCGACCCGGAGACGCCGCTGGAGGAGACCATGGGGGCGCTGGCCACCGCGGTGAACTCCGGGCGCGCGCTGTACGCGGGCATCTCCTCGTACTCGGCGGAGAAGACGCGGCTGGCGGCCGGGCTGCTGCGGGAGATGGGCGTGCCGCTGCTCATCCACCAGCCCTCGTACTCGATGTTCAACCGGTGGATCGAGCCCGACCTGCTGGACGCGCTGGAGGAGGTCGGCGCGGGCTGCATCGCGTTCTCCCCGCTCGGCCAGGGCATGCTCACCGACCGGTACCTCAACGGCGTGCCGGAGGGCTCGCGCGCCAGCCGGCCCGGGTCGCTCTCCCAGGACCTGCTCACCGACGAGAACCTCGGCCGCATCCGGGCGCTCAACGAGATCGCGCAGCGGCGCGGGCAGACCCTGGCACAGCTGGCCATCTCCTGGTCCCTGCGCGACTCCCGGGTCACCTCCGCGCTGATCGGGGCCAGCTCGGTCAAGCAGCTGGAGCAGAACCTCGGTGCCACGCGGAACCTGGAGTTCAGCGCGGAGGAGCTCACCGAGATCGACAAGTACGCGGTCGAGTCCGGCATCAACCTCTGGGCCCCGAGCTCCAAGAGCTGA